The uncultured Desulfatiglans sp. DNA window CAATAGAACCCCGTGCCGTGCAAGCAATCTGAGGGCATCATGGCTGACTGTTGAACCGGGACCCAGGAGGATCATTGAAATGTTTTGACAGGGGATGGCGTAATCCCCGGCATCCAGTTCATCAGACTTTGCACAGACGAACCGAAGGGTCCCGTCTTCAACGAAAAGCCTTCCACGAGAAAGACCTACCAGACCGTGCCGGTCCACGTAGGGTACCCTTGCGGTGGCTAGTCCCAGTCGCCCAGGTAAAAGGGTGCCGTTGCTCATCCCCACTCCCTATGACAGGTGCTCCGCAGGAGGCCGCAGGAGAAGCATTCCAAACCCGAAGGCACGATGACGCCCGATGCCTCGTCTCAAAAGGTTGACGAATGCCTCAGTCCGCCGGATCCGGAACTCGCCTGAGAACAGGACATCCGGTCTTTCGATGGATTTCCTCCGATTGGGACTTGCGCCCTTTGTGCTCCTAAGAAGCTTTATCCTTCTTAACCCTACAATTGAGATCCCGGCAGGAAGCAGTTCAACGACAGGTTCTTCCGAGTTGCCTGTCGGGTCGATAAAATCTCCCCCCGGTTTTGTGGCGCCCTTCATTCTCTGGACCAACCAGTCTGCGTAGACTTTTTCCCTTTGAGGCACTCTTTCCCCAAGTGCCTTGGCATGTTCCAGAGCAGAGAGGAACACGTCCCTTTCTTTTCCTTTACGAGATACCGGGCACGCCCGGACCTCGAATCCAAGTCGTCTTCCCTTTTCCCAAGTCTCCGGCATGCTCTTAGAAGCTATCGCATCCCACTGACAAACCTCAGATGCAGCGGGTTCGGCAAAGTGCCGCGCGTGCTCACAAAGCGCACTCGCCGAATACTCTGCGTATCCAAGGAGATGGAGCCCGTCGCGGCGCTCCAAAATCCTGAAAGGCTTAGGCGCCAAACTGCCAAATGCAGCCAACATCCAAGCATGCGACATATAGCCGAAGTCTTCGTCCGAAGACAGGGGGTGGCCCTGCATTTGCGCAAACCGCATCAACTTGGCTGCATCAAGATGCATATCGATCATGAACATTGAGATGCCTCCTCGATCAAACCTTCTGCTATGGAACGGCTGCCTCGGTGAAGTTGACTTTTCCAGTCCCGCAGGTCAAAAACCTCCCGGGCGTGTCCAGCCCTTTTATTGCCGAGGTCGGCCGGCCAACAGGCGGGCATGATTTCCTTATTTGATGAAGCCTGTCGACATGCCCGGGGAATCTGTTGCAGCATGTCAAGAACGTTTTCGCCCTCGATCCGCCCCACTAAAATGGGCGACGAAGGCAAGCATGTTTTGCGGCCTATGAACAGCGGCCGCGCCGGCCGATCCAAGGCCTTTTCAACAGCTAAGATGTCCGGGAAACTTTCATCAGGTAAGGCGATGACTAAAGTCAACACACCGTTGGCCAGATAAAAACGGTACCTCTGGTGCGTTCCAAATTTTGCGTCCGGGCCCCCTTCGCGATGCTCGGGAACTCCCCAAGTGGTCCAGCCCGGAGATTTCATCTTTGGTTGATTGAGATCAACGGTCTGATAGTCCAGGATGAGAGTCGGCTCGATATCCCAGCGCGAGGCGCAGATGAGCCTCCCCTGTAGTTGCTGGATCTTCTCCGTATCCTTGTGAGTCCAGCCGAACGCGTTGGCAAACATCCCAGCCATCATGGAAAGGCCGGGAAACCGTTCTGTAGGGTTGTTCTGGTCGACCTTCACACCGCCGAAACTCATCAAAGGAGCATCGAAACGCAGAATAAGACCTTTCATTATTCCTCTCTCCACAGGGCGCCGAGAGACCCTTCTACAGATTGGGCTAGAGTTCCCCTTAGAGCTTCCTGGAAAGCCGAAGTCGCTTTGGTGGATGCTATAAAACGCTCTTCGTTTCGGCCGTACATGCCGTCCAGTTCACTGAGATGAACTCCCAACCTATCCACAGCCGTCTGCATGATGTCCCCCTTAGGCAGAAGCGCTTCAAGGTAGGCATTGGCTAGGGTCCGCGGCTGGTATTCACCGCATTCCAGCAACACCAGGGCTGCCCTGGCGTAAGGAGCGGTCGAGCCCAGCTTTGCGCCGGGACTGACTGTAGCGATGGCGTTGATAAGGCGCTCGAGCACATCTTTGCCGTCTTTTACAGTCTCCTGGGGCTGTGCTTTCCATGCTGAGCGGTCGCAGCCGCAGAGGTTTGAAATCAGGAGCGGCACGTCTACGACAACGTATCCGTAGAACACCCCTGCTCCGAGCTCCATATCACCTGCATGGGCGGCGCCGGCATGCTCAAGTTCTTCCTTCAAATCATCGACGACCGTGAAGTAGTCCACTTCCGTTTGGAGCGGATGCACCGTGAAGGCGTGAGCCACATGAACCGAGGCGTCAACACGCGCCAGGATGTCGGATGTCACAAAGCGGCCGAACAGGGCCCCTTCGATCCCGGCTACAAGATCATCCTGTCCAGCCGATTTCATCAATGCGCGCAAATTGTATTTCTCAGCCTTTAGTCTCTCTTTTAGTTCCTTGTCCGGGTCTTTTCCAGACCCTGCGCAATCGGTGACCAGGCTTACCAGGTAGTCCGCCTCCGGTTTTCCGAAGAGCACCGGCTGTTTCAGATGCAGCGGGTTGCCGTCTGTCTGTTTGGCTTTTCCATCTTTGGCGGTGATCAGAGCCTTCATCAGGGCTGTTACGAGTTTCATTGCCGTCTCTTCATCAACGCCGGCGGTTACCGCTCTGCGCCAGACCTCCCTTTCGAAAAACATTCTGGACCGGATGCCTTTCGGGAGATCGAGTCTACGGTGAAGTTCGTCACGCCAGTGTTTTTTGAGACACTGGGAGGAAACGCGCATACGCTCCGCGTTCCCGAACGGGATGCGCTTTGCGAGGCCGGCGTCGTCGCGGTTGAGTAGTGCTGGGGCATAGGACGTTAGGGTGTGAATCTGCAAGAACATTTCATTCCTCCCGGTTTTAGGATTGCAGGGTTCGGTAAAAGTCTCGGGCTATGCGCCGGTTGACGCTTTCGCGAATTTCCGGATCACGACTGAAAAGCAGTTCGGCCAATTGTCTCCAGTCCGCCGCGATCCCTTTGGCCGCTATCTGGCGAGCGGCGCGAAGGGCTAGGCTGCGGAGAGTTCCTCCACCGGCAGCCAGAAGTCTTTCGAGTCGATGTTCGGAAAAGTCAGCCTCAGCCAAGGTTTGTCCCAAGGGTCTTGAAGGGTCAAAGCCTCCGTCCCTTTGGATCGCCAGCGCACAGAGCAGCGCCCGCCATGCCGGAATAAGCACATCCGCATGCCACGGAGGATCAATGTGCCGCAGCATAAACCGGTGGAAGGCCAGAGGCGCAGGTCCGTCCAATGCCATCCGTTTCAGCGCGGCCCGCTCCCCGGTGGGGAAGTGCTCTGCCTTGAGGATGGCCGCCAATTCCGGCACATGCACAGCCGGCGAGCGATTCTTCTTTTCCGTCATTTCCGTTCCTCCATATAATCGGCAAAGTTTTTGTTGAGTCCGCCGAAAAAGACGGCATTGGCTCGGGAGATGGCACGATATCCTCGTCCGCTTCTGGCCGGGCAAATGCGAAATGCCTTTTCAAGAAGTGCCTGCGAAAGGTGCTTTAGCTCGAGGAGCCATGGTCGCAGGGCGGCCACGGTATCTTCAGCATCCAGGGTAGACCAGAGCCATTTGAAATAGCGCGGCTGCCAGGCACGGGAAAAAAGGCGAGCCTGTGAATCCACCCAAGCAGTGATTTCGCGTTTGCCGAAATCTACCTTGTCTGGTCCGCCTTCCATCAGCGAGTAGAGCGAGGGTCTGAGGCATCTGTTTCGGATATCGCCTGCCATATCGAGCCCCAGTTTGGACCATTCCGCCAATTGATCAATGGGCTTGCCTCCTCCGAACAGAAACGCTCTGGCACGAGCGGGTATTCGAATAGCGGCTTCATGAAACCCGTCCGTGGTCCCCTGCCCGCGCACAAGCACCGAAGCACAAAACCAGCCGGCCCCCTCATCCGAAGCCGGGGTCTGGATGGGGGATAGCAGGTAGTTATCACGGAAGATCAGATTCCGTAAAAGCTCGGGCGTGAATCCGCTGGCAGATGGGGTCAGAGCCGATGAGTCGGATTCTTTGACAGGTGTCCAGGGGTCGCCGATATTTCCTTTTGAATCTTTTGCCGAAACCCTGCTTGTCTTCGACGTAGCGCTGAAAACCGATGGGCCATTTCGATCCAATAGCCTCACTCTCCTGGCGACCTCGATAAAGAAAGGGTCGAGCTTTGAGAGCGGGAGGCTCTCAACCCCGTCCCATGGCTCGGTCCAAAGGCAAGTCAAACCTCGATCGATATAAGGGTAAGGCTCCTTCAGTAGGTTTTTCCTATGTGCCATGAGGATTCTGACGTCTCTTTGAAAACGCCTGCCGGGACGCCGGTTTTCCTGCCATCCGACGCATACTCGGCTACCGAAACCGCCGTTCATGCGCGCGATGCCGTAATTCCCCTGCCCTAGGAACCCTGAGCTGTTCTGGTGCGAGATCAGGGCAAAAACCCAAGCTTCCTCATCCCCCCAATGCGCACGCGCCGTTTTGATGTCATGATTCTTTGCCGTCTGGAGCACATCCAACGCGTCAAGAGTGTCCGACTTGTGCTTGTAGTCTGTTTCGAAAACCCGCTGCTTCGAGACCGGTGGCTGCATGAACGCTGATTTGGTCGGATCTTCAACCACCAGTTCCCATGCGCAGTCGTCATCCTTGTCAACCAGGGACCGCAAGCCTTCGCGCCAGAAGGCGGCCGTCTGAGTCGGCGAGTCCCGACTGGCCCGCGCGAGCACAGAGCCCGCCAGGTAGCAAAGAAAGATGTGAAAAATATCCACCTGGTGCCGCTGGATCCCACCCAAGGACGCGGCTCGATCCTGCCCCAGAGACTCCAAAAGCCCCGGCAGGCTTAGCCGGGCAGATCCTTCCGAAGTCGCCGCTTTAAATACTTCATCCGTCAACACATTCATCGATCTTCTCCAATCCAAAACGTGAATAGCGATAAGTGTAGCGTCCCACCTGGATGAGGAGACCCTCGGACGAAACCTCGATCAAATCCGCTTCTTCTTGCTGAATTCCACGACCCAGGTGCCCTGGGATGTCAATCTCATCAATTTCCCTGCCGAATGGGCCCATGTAAACACGGCCAAGAGACAAACGGCGGTCATCGAGCCCAAGCCGAGTTACAAGACGCGTGTCCAGAGAGGACGGAAAGGAAAAATCGCCGAAATGCGCGCGGGGTATTACAGCACCTCCGGCAGCCATGAGCATAGCCTGAACCTTTCCTTCGATATGCTGGCCATGCTTCAGCCAAGATTCTCCCTGGAGCGTGAGCATCCTGTCGGGATGAGTCGCAGCCTCTACCAATTGCCGGTTGTCGCGCGGAAGGTCGAAAACTGGCCCGCCAGCGACGAGGTCAAGAGTGAGCTGTAGGATCCGCATATCCTCGTAAACAGCCCCCAAGCCGGCCGGAGCGCTGAACCGGACCTCGCCGTCTTCGCGCAGATAGAGGCTCAAGTCCGGCGTGGCCGGCATTAAAATCGAGCAGACCGGCGCAGCCCGCTTGCCGCGGTCATGGCGGTGCAGTCGACCAATTCTCTGAAGCAGAACATCCATGGGACAGAGGTCCGTCACCAGCCAATCCGTGTCGATGTCCAGGCTTTGCTCGAGGGTCTGGGTGCCAATCAGAAGGAGGGGACCCGCTAGGGAACCTTTTCCGAGCCGACGGCTGACTTCCTTGTCCAGGATCTCGCGGTCCGGCCGCGCAAAGCGCCCGTGGTGCGGGCACAAGGCACCGTTGCAGGAGAAAAGAACATGCCTGAGCAAAGGCCGGCGCTCGGCCGCGCGGCAGAGGTCGATTGCCCTTTGAACGGTATTGAGAACCACCATGACGCGCATCCCCTCTGACACCGCGCGCTCCATTCGATCCAGCACGGAATCCGGGCTTTCCATAACCGGAAGCGGCTCGACCGTCACCTTTTTGGGCCGACTGCCTGGGTTCGGAACGCTTTCCGTCCCGGAACCCAGCGCAGAAAGCGCCGGGTAGGGCAACGCAGAAGCCTCTTCGTAGGAGGTGCATCCGGAGCGTTCTTCGAGATTCAGATACGCCTCTCTTGCAACACTGCCAAGGGTCGCTGATAGAAGCAAGGCCCGTCCACCTACACTCAGATGCTCACTGAGCATACGCCGAGACAAGGCCCGCATATAGACATCAGAGCTGTGCACTTCATCTATTACAAGAAGAGAACGGTCGAGACAGGCCCTGCGAAGGTGGGCATGGCCGACGCGAATCGCTGAAAGAAGCGCTTGATCGATCGTTCCGACCGCTACCGTCGCTGATAGGAACCGCTTAGGCCGTTCAGCAGCCCATTGACGGAGGGGACGATAGTCTTTAGGTTCGAAGAAGAGCCGCTCCTCGGATGGCAGCGCATATAAAGGTTCGCCGTCAATCCGCGCGTAACCAGGCACAGCCAGCAGAACGGGTGGACAGCCACTTCCGAAGGCGGCGCGCATGGTCTTGAGAACACGTTCGTAAAGCTCCCGGGCAGCTACCCGCGTTGGCAATGCGAAATAAAGGCTATCCACCAGGCCGGCCGCAAACAAGGACAGAAAATGGATGAGAGCAGCCTCGGTCTTTCCGGAGCCGGTGTCGGATTCTGCTATAAGAAGAGGCCCCTCTGTTCGGGACAACCGCGACTGCAGAGGATAAGGCGGAAAGCCGAAGAGCGCAGAGAAATCGGGAACCTCGCCAGCGAGGCGCTTAAGGTGGGTGCTGATATCGAGCCCGACTTCTTTCACCGCCTGGCGGGCGCGGAGCCGGGACCAATCAACGCGGTTCCCCGTGTGGCAAAACGGAAAAAATCCTTCGCTATGGGATCCAAGCCAATCGGCCAGCATAATCAGGCCCGCGAAACGGTGCTGCAGGCTTTCCGTGATTGGAATCGGGTCGGATGCACCGTCGAAGGCGTCCGGGAAAGCGCTATGTGCAGCCTCGAGCAGTTCTCTCAGACCAGTCATCGGATCAAGGCCTTTGTTTGGCATCCAGAACTTGCTTGCCGTTTGAGCAAAAAGGCCGTTCCCGTCCTCCATTGTAAAAGCAGGGCGACCGTGATGGGAAATCGCGGCTAAAAAAAGCCGGAACACTGACTCAGATTTGTCGACCCAGCGAATCAACCGATCGCACTGGAAAGCACTAAAGAATTTTTCAGCGATGGCTGGGTGAAAAAAAAGCGGCAGTGTTTCCTTGACGTGGCCCGCCGTGATACGCTCAGCCAAATCCTGCTTCACTTGAAATCCCCAGTTGCATTTTCCAAGATCGTGGGCAAGCGCGAACACCGCAAGTCGATCCAGCTGCCTTTCGCTGAAATCTATCCCTGCGGCATAATCCAAAGTGCGGCGGATCGATGGCAGTCTGCAGAGCTGCCTGAAAACCATGGCAACATCTATGCAGTGATCGCGCAGAGACAGTCTCTCGAGCACTTTGTTGGAATTTTCGTCGCGTTTCAGTTTACCCCAAAAAAGGCTCAACGGTAGATCCTCCCTAATTTGACTGTCATAATCATTTTCCATGAGCGGTCGTTTGTCAAAACTAGATTATTGCATCCTCATGCAGGAAGAAATGTGTGAATCGGGATAGGGGAAGGCCTCACGGCCTTCGCCCTCCCACACCACCGTGCGTACGGGTCCGTACACGGCGGTTCATATAGCGGTAACCAACCTGTTATACTGATTGAGTAATGGTTGTAGACCTCTTTTAGCAAAAAAGTGATTCGGC harbors:
- a CDS encoding CRISPR-associated protein, Cse2 family, coding for MTEKKNRSPAVHVPELAAILKAEHFPTGERAALKRMALDGPAPLAFHRFMLRHIDPPWHADVLIPAWRALLCALAIQRDGGFDPSRPLGQTLAEADFSEHRLERLLAAGGGTLRSLALRAARQIAAKGIAADWRQLAELLFSRDPEIRESVNRRIARDFYRTLQS
- a CDS encoding CRISPR-associated protein, Cse4 family gives rise to the protein MFLQIHTLTSYAPALLNRDDAGLAKRIPFGNAERMRVSSQCLKKHWRDELHRRLDLPKGIRSRMFFEREVWRRAVTAGVDEETAMKLVTALMKALITAKDGKAKQTDGNPLHLKQPVLFGKPEADYLVSLVTDCAGSGKDPDKELKERLKAEKYNLRALMKSAGQDDLVAGIEGALFGRFVTSDILARVDASVHVAHAFTVHPLQTEVDYFTVVDDLKEELEHAGAAHAGDMELGAGVFYGYVVVDVPLLISNLCGCDRSAWKAQPQETVKDGKDVLERLINAIATVSPGAKLGSTAPYARAALVLLECGEYQPRTLANAYLEALLPKGDIMQTAVDRLGVHLSELDGMYGRNEERFIASTKATSAFQEALRGTLAQSVEGSLGALWREE
- a CDS encoding conserved hypothetical protein (Evidence 4 : Unknown function but conserved in other organisms), giving the protein MKGLILRFDAPLMSFGGVKVDQNNPTERFPGLSMMAGMFANAFGWTHKDTEKIQQLQGRLICASRWDIEPTLILDYQTVDLNQPKMKSPGWTTWGVPEHREGGPDAKFGTHQRYRFYLANGVLTLVIALPDESFPDILAVEKALDRPARPLFIGRKTCLPSSPILVGRIEGENVLDMLQQIPRACRQASSNKEIMPACWPADLGNKRAGHAREVFDLRDWKSQLHRGSRSIAEGLIEEASQCS
- a CDS encoding conserved hypothetical protein (Evidence 4 : Unknown function but conserved in other organisms); this translates as MNVLTDEVFKAATSEGSARLSLPGLLESLGQDRAASLGGIQRHQVDIFHIFLCYLAGSVLARASRDSPTQTAAFWREGLRSLVDKDDDCAWELVVEDPTKSAFMQPPVSKQRVFETDYKHKSDTLDALDVLQTAKNHDIKTARAHWGDEEAWVFALISHQNSSGFLGQGNYGIARMNGGFGSRVCVGWQENRRPGRRFQRDVRILMAHRKNLLKEPYPYIDRGLTCLWTEPWDGVESLPLSKLDPFFIEVARRVRLLDRNGPSVFSATSKTSRVSAKDSKGNIGDPWTPVKESDSSALTPSASGFTPELLRNLIFRDNYLLSPIQTPASDEGAGWFCASVLVRGQGTTDGFHEAAIRIPARARAFLFGGGKPIDQLAEWSKLGLDMAGDIRNRCLRPSLYSLMEGGPDKVDFGKREITAWVDSQARLFSRAWQPRYFKWLWSTLDAEDTVAALRPWLLELKHLSQALLEKAFRICPARSGRGYRAISRANAVFFGGLNKNFADYMEERK
- a CDS encoding CRISPR-associated helicase, Cas3 family: MSLFWGKLKRDENSNKVLERLSLRDHCIDVAMVFRQLCRLPSIRRTLDYAAGIDFSERQLDRLAVFALAHDLGKCNWGFQVKQDLAERITAGHVKETLPLFFHPAIAEKFFSAFQCDRLIRWVDKSESVFRLFLAAISHHGRPAFTMEDGNGLFAQTASKFWMPNKGLDPMTGLRELLEAAHSAFPDAFDGASDPIPITESLQHRFAGLIMLADWLGSHSEGFFPFCHTGNRVDWSRLRARQAVKEVGLDISTHLKRLAGEVPDFSALFGFPPYPLQSRLSRTEGPLLIAESDTGSGKTEAALIHFLSLFAAGLVDSLYFALPTRVAARELYERVLKTMRAAFGSGCPPVLLAVPGYARIDGEPLYALPSEERLFFEPKDYRPLRQWAAERPKRFLSATVAVGTIDQALLSAIRVGHAHLRRACLDRSLLVIDEVHSSDVYMRALSRRMLSEHLSVGGRALLLSATLGSVAREAYLNLEERSGCTSYEEASALPYPALSALGSGTESVPNPGSRPKKVTVEPLPVMESPDSVLDRMERAVSEGMRVMVVLNTVQRAIDLCRAAERRPLLRHVLFSCNGALCPHHGRFARPDREILDKEVSRRLGKGSLAGPLLLIGTQTLEQSLDIDTDWLVTDLCPMDVLLQRIGRLHRHDRGKRAAPVCSILMPATPDLSLYLREDGEVRFSAPAGLGAVYEDMRILQLTLDLVAGGPVFDLPRDNRQLVEAATHPDRMLTLQGESWLKHGQHIEGKVQAMLMAAGGAVIPRAHFGDFSFPSSLDTRLVTRLGLDDRRLSLGRVYMGPFGREIDEIDIPGHLGRGIQQEEADLIEVSSEGLLIQVGRYTYRYSRFGLEKIDECVDG
- a CDS encoding conserved hypothetical protein (Evidence 4 : Unknown function but conserved in other organisms); this translates as MFMIDMHLDAAKLMRFAQMQGHPLSSDEDFGYMSHAWMLAAFGSLAPKPFRILERRDGLHLLGYAEYSASALCEHARHFAEPAASEVCQWDAIASKSMPETWEKGRRLGFEVRACPVSRKGKERDVFLSALEHAKALGERVPQREKVYADWLVQRMKGATKPGGDFIDPTGNSEEPVVELLPAGISIVGLRRIKLLRSTKGASPNRRKSIERPDVLFSGEFRIRRTEAFVNLLRRGIGRHRAFGFGMLLLRPPAEHLS